From a single Chloracidobacterium thermophilum B genomic region:
- a CDS encoding TonB-dependent receptor, whose protein sequence is MNSLITCSQRRCLAWLFLGLWLLLHALSPWVGWQAQAQTTTGTILGTVIQRDATPVPGAIVRILNKVNGLTRTARTDARGVYRFDLILPGLYDIRAQADGFRENAIENFIVEVNREKIIQPPPIILEPPTAPAPAPTPSPTVPGQPPAPTPGTTQANIADAALRGSATAEFILALPLRGIRNFDTFALLAPGVAPPPSFFGVNGPGIGPNVGGGEFVVNGIRARGNNFTIDGADNNDQDVGGRRRGYVATAPQPIESLREFQITTLLADAESGRNGGGQINVVSRTGENEFHGNVYSFFNDVRLNARDAFDFRAGSVRIGKPAFTRHQSGATLGGPFRQNRWHFFTAFERIGVNRTQATHFAVPTAAERAAALAIGRVPSLLGRDLLDLYPLPNNPGGPHGVNTLTQFLAGNGAATLFSFRSDYQFSPFDRPTLFTARYNLSDDQGRLPNVGDAINSGVDSRTRTHNVAFDFTTRISDRFSNQMRLSYGRQRLGFDEIPGSPFIFQTRSIGVDLTGDGLPDGRSGPLGRVNVLPYSSIGVDPSIFPQGRVTNTIQVADTFIWNHGRGTLKAGADIRFIRSNSFADINYRLNLSFAPGIVIPPGGNFRYASGVDFVGLGLPSDIGQTFVTDPNSTLGLRTTEYNFFINETVRLGSRVIVRGGVRYELNTVPDTGDERLRRGLAVRPEDFPVAPADQPRAAAFFAAFNNYRGFVNEREGIYDSSPRNFAGRASLAWDVSGNGRTAVRAGYGMFYDIIPLTITGQSRNLFPNSVQSNFRSGIVFPDILRSNPAILLCPPGSGRCGARVPPLPDSIPGSGSPSSTAAPIIVGSPPLFLGDLFDRQNFSLAYTLPRRNMSVARVHQVSLSVEQVLADRLTASVAYVGTFGSDIIRPGTPNGGPLTPLYFFQATPTSPFDQVQVLQRRNDSAAGAISGFSTDADATYHALQISVRQRFTRGLTFQSAYTWAHAIDSTSELFDTAGNANRSQIELDVPSITRLERGSASFDIRHRFTTGVQYDLPWLASNPWLGGFQVSGIVTLQTGQPFTVITGLDTNRDGNRTDRLATTQGLVLRRRGAQQIALAPGVNPLTLTSFNFTGPGEGLVGRNTFRAPGVALVDVALTKRFVFAERYALLLRVEAFNLFNRTHFATPIRILEAPAFGRAVATAVPPRQFQFALKFQF, encoded by the coding sequence ATGAACTCCCTCATCACTTGCTCACAACGGCGGTGCCTTGCGTGGCTGTTCCTGGGGCTGTGGCTTCTCCTGCACGCACTGTCGCCCTGGGTTGGGTGGCAGGCCCAAGCGCAGACGACGACCGGCACCATTCTCGGCACGGTTATTCAGCGCGACGCCACGCCCGTCCCCGGGGCCATCGTCCGTATTCTCAACAAGGTCAACGGCCTGACCCGTACAGCGCGGACGGACGCCCGTGGTGTCTATCGTTTCGACCTGATTTTGCCGGGGCTGTATGACATTCGCGCCCAGGCCGACGGCTTCCGGGAAAACGCCATCGAGAACTTCATCGTCGAGGTCAACCGGGAGAAAATCATCCAGCCCCCCCCGATCATCCTGGAGCCACCAACCGCCCCTGCGCCTGCACCGACGCCGTCACCGACGGTGCCTGGCCAGCCGCCCGCGCCGACACCTGGGACAACCCAGGCCAACATTGCCGATGCGGCCCTGCGCGGCAGTGCCACGGCCGAGTTCATCCTGGCGCTGCCGCTGCGCGGCATCCGCAACTTCGACACCTTCGCGTTGCTGGCGCCAGGCGTGGCGCCGCCACCCTCCTTCTTTGGCGTCAATGGGCCGGGCATCGGGCCCAATGTGGGTGGGGGGGAGTTTGTGGTCAATGGCATTCGGGCGCGCGGCAACAACTTCACCATTGACGGCGCCGACAACAATGACCAGGACGTGGGCGGGCGGCGGCGCGGTTACGTCGCCACGGCACCCCAGCCCATTGAGAGTCTCCGGGAATTTCAGATCACCACCCTGCTGGCCGATGCCGAAAGCGGGCGCAACGGCGGCGGGCAGATCAACGTCGTCTCGCGTACCGGTGAGAACGAGTTTCACGGCAACGTGTACTCGTTTTTCAACGACGTCCGGCTCAATGCGCGCGATGCCTTTGATTTTCGCGCCGGCTCGGTACGGATTGGCAAGCCGGCCTTCACCCGTCACCAGTCAGGGGCTACGCTGGGTGGCCCCTTCCGGCAAAACCGCTGGCACTTTTTCACGGCGTTTGAGCGGATTGGCGTCAATCGCACCCAGGCGACACACTTTGCCGTCCCGACGGCCGCTGAGCGGGCGGCGGCGCTGGCCATCGGCCGCGTTCCCAGCCTGCTGGGGCGCGATCTGCTCGATCTGTACCCCCTGCCCAACAATCCGGGCGGCCCGCACGGCGTCAATACCCTGACGCAGTTCCTGGCGGGTAACGGCGCGGCGACGCTGTTTTCATTTCGGAGTGACTACCAGTTCAGCCCGTTTGACCGTCCGACGCTGTTTACGGCGCGCTACAACCTCAGCGACGACCAGGGGCGGCTGCCGAACGTCGGGGACGCCATCAACTCCGGGGTGGATTCCCGGACGCGCACCCACAATGTCGCCTTTGATTTCACGACCCGCATCTCCGACCGGTTTTCAAACCAGATGCGGTTGTCGTACGGCCGGCAGCGGCTTGGCTTTGACGAAATTCCTGGCAGTCCGTTCATCTTTCAGACCCGCTCAATCGGGGTGGACTTGACCGGCGATGGGCTTCCCGATGGGCGCAGCGGCCCGCTGGGTCGGGTGAATGTGCTGCCCTACAGCAGCATCGGCGTGGACCCCAGCATCTTTCCGCAGGGGCGGGTGACGAATACGATTCAGGTCGCCGATACCTTCATCTGGAACCACGGACGCGGAACGCTCAAGGCCGGCGCCGACATCCGCTTCATTCGCTCCAACAGCTTTGCCGACATCAACTACCGGCTGAACCTCAGCTTCGCGCCGGGGATTGTCATTCCGCCGGGCGGAAACTTCCGCTACGCCAGCGGGGTGGACTTCGTGGGATTAGGGCTGCCTTCCGATATTGGACAGACCTTTGTCACCGATCCCAACTCGACCCTGGGGCTGCGGACGACCGAATACAACTTTTTCATCAACGAGACGGTCCGCCTTGGCTCACGGGTCATCGTCCGGGGTGGGGTGCGGTATGAACTCAACACCGTTCCCGACACCGGCGATGAGCGGCTGCGCCGTGGCCTGGCCGTGCGTCCAGAGGATTTTCCCGTCGCACCGGCTGACCAGCCCCGCGCGGCAGCCTTTTTTGCTGCGTTCAACAACTACCGGGGGTTTGTCAACGAGCGGGAGGGCATTTACGACTCCTCACCCCGAAACTTCGCCGGCCGGGCCAGCCTGGCCTGGGATGTGTCTGGCAACGGGCGCACGGCTGTGCGGGCAGGGTATGGAATGTTCTACGACATCATCCCGCTCACCATCACCGGGCAGTCCCGTAATCTGTTCCCCAACAGCGTGCAGTCCAACTTCCGGTCCGGCATCGTGTTTCCCGACATCCTGCGTTCCAATCCGGCGATTCTCCTGTGTCCTCCGGGGAGCGGCCGGTGTGGGGCGCGTGTCCCTCCGCTGCCCGACTCCATCCCCGGCAGTGGCAGTCCCAGTTCAACGGCAGCACCTATTATCGTTGGTTCGCCCCCGTTGTTTCTGGGGGATTTGTTCGACCGCCAGAACTTCAGTCTGGCCTATACGCTGCCACGGCGGAATATGAGCGTAGCGCGGGTACACCAGGTGTCACTGTCGGTGGAACAGGTGCTGGCCGACCGACTGACGGCTTCCGTAGCTTACGTCGGCACGTTTGGCAGCGACATTATTCGTCCCGGCACGCCCAACGGAGGGCCACTCACGCCGCTGTACTTCTTCCAGGCCACGCCAACCAGTCCCTTTGACCAAGTACAGGTTCTGCAGCGGCGGAATGACAGCGCAGCGGGAGCCATTTCGGGCTTTTCGACCGATGCCGACGCCACCTACCATGCCCTGCAGATCAGCGTCCGGCAGCGGTTCACCCGTGGGCTGACATTCCAATCCGCCTATACGTGGGCGCATGCCATTGACAGCACTTCGGAACTGTTCGACACCGCCGGCAACGCCAACCGGTCGCAGATCGAACTTGACGTTCCCAGCATCACACGGCTTGAACGGGGCAGCGCGTCGTTTGACATCCGGCACCGGTTCACGACGGGCGTGCAGTATGACCTGCCCTGGCTGGCCTCCAACCCGTGGCTGGGTGGGTTTCAGGTGTCAGGGATCGTGACCCTGCAGACCGGGCAGCCCTTCACGGTGATCACAGGGCTGGACACGAACCGCGACGGCAACCGCACTGACCGTCTGGCGACGACGCAGGGGTTGGTGCTCCGGCGGCGCGGCGCACAGCAGATTGCACTGGCGCCGGGCGTCAACCCGCTGACCCTGACTTCCTTCAACTTTACGGGTCCAGGCGAGGGCCTCGTCGGGCGCAACACGTTCCGCGCGCCCGGCGTGGCACTGGTGGATGTGGCGCTGACCAAGCGGTTTGTGTTTGCCGAACGGTATGCCCTGCTGCTGCGGGTTGAGGCCTTCAACCTGTTCAACCGCACCCACTTTGCAACGCCGATCAGGATTCTGGAAGCGCCGGCCTTTGGGCGGGCCGTGGCGACGGCCGTCCCGCCCCGGCAGTTCCAGTTTGCGCTGAAGTTTCAGTTCTAA
- a CDS encoding YbjN domain-containing protein translates to MTFDDKTLPASPTHVPPGRKTLRLGLALVLLAGAPLLSPTALAAVGKPVSSASPQQVEVFDVMTTTRLERILRSFTDVKWRELDNNTYLIELTDGLKMRLVKRDKSLLLAAVWGGQPMTLNRINEWNRVKRFAKAYLDNDNDPVLESDYELTGGVTEQNVKEWMKTFVYFAKEFQKYMRE, encoded by the coding sequence ATGACATTTGATGACAAAACACTCCCGGCTTCCCCCACGCACGTCCCGCCCGGACGAAAGACGTTGCGGCTGGGGCTGGCCTTGGTGCTGCTCGCTGGTGCTCCCCTGTTGTCACCGACGGCTTTGGCCGCTGTTGGCAAACCGGTTTCATCCGCATCACCCCAACAGGTTGAAGTTTTTGATGTGATGACGACAACACGCCTCGAGCGCATCCTTCGCTCGTTCACTGACGTGAAGTGGCGTGAACTGGACAACAACACCTACCTCATCGAGCTTACAGACGGTCTGAAGATGCGGCTTGTCAAACGCGACAAAAGCCTCCTGCTGGCCGCTGTCTGGGGCGGACAGCCCATGACGCTCAATCGCATCAATGAATGGAACCGCGTCAAGCGGTTTGCCAAAGCCTACCTCGACAACGACAACGATCCGGTACTCGAAAGCGACTACGAACTGACGGGCGGCGTGACGGAACAGAACGTCAAGGAATGGATGAAAACGTTCGTGTACTTCGCCAAGGAGTTTCAGAAGTACATGCGGGAGTAG
- a CDS encoding lipase family protein: MYHVSLPRRLWAASFFLGAFFGLLWLPADAGGKATAPAAAQVSTSGITPHFRNWLVANGYGSFDFARADLAGGSYGGRQNDADTVVNQPVIFIHGNSDKAVGTGVPGQTGWNASIQYFLSQGYKTSELYATTWGPANALFSAQQYHSREHLTRLRAFIQAVRQYTGAAKVDIIAHSMGVTLARKAIKGGPASDALAGGSYNLGPSLTSIVDTFVGIAGGNQGLATCYLSGPTTPTCGNTNGFYPGYLLGGFGPYGVSAFLTELNSSTGYEGAYRYSIWSSVDEVIGYGCLVYGRNTCRIPGQTGERSFSSAPYGHFGCKDLTAYWQLRMVKFHATS; this comes from the coding sequence ATGTATCACGTGTCGTTGCCGCGCCGCCTGTGGGCAGCAAGCTTCTTCCTCGGCGCGTTCTTCGGGCTGTTATGGCTGCCGGCCGACGCCGGGGGCAAAGCCACCGCACCAGCGGCCGCCCAGGTTTCCACTTCAGGTATCACACCCCATTTCCGCAACTGGCTTGTCGCCAACGGTTACGGAAGTTTTGATTTTGCCCGGGCCGACCTGGCCGGGGGCAGTTATGGCGGACGGCAGAATGATGCCGATACGGTCGTCAACCAGCCGGTCATCTTCATTCACGGCAACTCCGACAAAGCCGTGGGCACGGGCGTTCCGGGTCAAACCGGCTGGAACGCCTCGATTCAGTACTTTCTCTCGCAGGGCTACAAGACAAGTGAGCTGTATGCCACCACCTGGGGTCCGGCCAATGCCCTCTTTTCGGCGCAGCAGTACCACTCGCGCGAACACCTCACCCGGCTGCGTGCTTTCATCCAGGCGGTCAGGCAGTACACCGGAGCGGCCAAGGTGGACATCATCGCGCACTCGATGGGCGTGACGCTGGCCCGCAAGGCCATCAAGGGCGGCCCGGCTTCTGATGCGCTGGCCGGTGGGAGCTATAACCTCGGCCCAAGCCTGACTTCCATCGTGGACACCTTCGTGGGGATTGCCGGCGGCAACCAAGGGCTGGCCACCTGCTATCTCTCCGGCCCAACCACGCCGACCTGTGGCAACACGAATGGGTTTTATCCGGGCTACCTGCTGGGTGGGTTCGGGCCGTATGGCGTATCGGCTTTTCTCACCGAACTGAACTCCAGCACCGGTTACGAAGGGGCCTATCGCTACTCGATCTGGTCAAGTGTGGATGAGGTCATCGGCTATGGCTGTCTGGTGTATGGCCGCAACACCTGCCGCATTCCGGGCCAGACCGGCGAGCGCAGTTTTTCGTCGGCTCCGTATGGCCATTTCGGCTGTAAAGACCTGACGGCTTACTGGCAACTGCGGATGGTCAAGTTTCACGCGACAAGTTGA
- a CDS encoding DUF190 domain-containing protein yields MAARKLEGTAQALQIFIGDDDMWETEPLYRVLVHRLRLAGVAGVTVTRGIAGFGLSGQIRAADRLGGATDLPLVVTVIDIPERIASLLPLIDELVEDGLVIRFDVEILRHQDTN; encoded by the coding sequence ATGGCAGCACGCAAGCTTGAAGGCACGGCACAGGCCCTGCAAATCTTCATTGGTGACGACGACATGTGGGAAACCGAACCACTCTATCGGGTGCTCGTTCACCGTCTGCGCCTGGCCGGCGTGGCAGGAGTGACGGTGACGCGCGGCATTGCCGGTTTCGGACTGAGTGGGCAAATCCGGGCGGCCGACCGGCTCGGCGGCGCAACCGACCTCCCGTTGGTGGTGACAGTGATTGACATACCGGAGCGGATTGCCAGTCTGCTTCCCCTCATAGACGAGTTGGTCGAGGATGGCCTGGTCATCCGGTTCGATGTTGAAATTCTCCGCCATCAGGACACCAACTAA
- a CDS encoding ATP-binding protein: MRTLFIKIFLWFWLAMAGLTVLVTAVSSLTASDVVWPGRRTLTAATTLYAETAVLLYEQQGPEAVAGYFRRVMETSKLQAALLDEQGQPLVGTMPPAWPMSPDGKRREEFAIVESRTFLLRTVEGASGRRYLLATVFDRNLLPMPPFWTRARVIRLSVLVLGSGIVCYGLAWYLTRPIGRLRQAAQRLAAGDLTARTGARLGRLTDEIGGLARDFDAMAERIEALVTAQRRLFGDISHELRSPLARLRLALELAQRKAGPEAQLHLARIERESERLDELVGQLLALSRLESTASLDATQWLDVAALTQQVATDVDFEAQAADRTVQCRILTDDAHRPILGDAELLRRALENIMRNAVRHTPPSSCVEVEVRAVPDRLHITVRDYGKGVPPEALEDIFKPFYRVETARDRASGGVGLGLAIAARAAALHGGQIRAENLPDGFQVTLTLPAIPAGGTPTLQDASG, encoded by the coding sequence ATGCGCACCCTGTTCATCAAGATTTTCCTGTGGTTCTGGCTGGCGATGGCCGGGCTGACGGTTCTGGTCACGGCGGTCAGCTCCCTGACGGCTTCCGATGTCGTCTGGCCTGGCCGCCGGACCCTGACCGCCGCGACAACCCTGTATGCCGAAACGGCCGTGCTGCTCTACGAACAACAGGGGCCGGAAGCCGTTGCCGGTTACTTCCGGCGGGTGATGGAAACGTCCAAGTTGCAAGCCGCACTGCTCGATGAACAGGGACAGCCGCTTGTGGGTACGATGCCGCCAGCGTGGCCGATGAGTCCTGACGGCAAGCGCCGCGAGGAATTTGCCATCGTGGAAAGCCGAACCTTCCTGCTGCGGACAGTGGAAGGTGCCAGCGGCCGGCGCTACCTGCTGGCGACCGTGTTTGACCGGAATCTGCTCCCCATGCCGCCCTTCTGGACGCGGGCGCGCGTTATCCGCCTGTCTGTCCTTGTGCTGGGAAGTGGCATCGTCTGCTACGGGCTGGCCTGGTATCTGACCCGTCCCATCGGCCGCCTGCGCCAGGCGGCCCAACGGCTGGCGGCCGGCGATCTGACGGCCCGTACCGGAGCGCGGCTGGGGCGGCTGACGGATGAAATTGGCGGTCTGGCGCGCGACTTCGACGCGATGGCTGAACGCATTGAAGCCCTGGTAACAGCCCAGCGCCGGCTTTTCGGGGATATTTCACACGAACTGCGCTCACCGCTGGCACGCCTGCGGCTGGCGCTTGAACTCGCCCAACGCAAGGCCGGCCCTGAAGCCCAGTTGCACCTGGCACGTATCGAGCGGGAGTCCGAGCGGCTGGATGAACTCGTCGGGCAACTGCTGGCGCTGTCGCGGCTGGAAAGCACGGCGTCCCTGGATGCGACCCAGTGGCTGGATGTGGCGGCGCTGACCCAGCAGGTGGCTACGGACGTGGATTTTGAAGCCCAGGCCGCTGACCGGACCGTGCAGTGCCGCATTCTGACCGATGACGCCCACCGGCCCATTCTCGGCGATGCCGAACTCCTGCGCCGTGCCCTGGAAAACATCATGCGCAATGCCGTACGCCACACGCCACCGTCATCCTGTGTCGAAGTCGAGGTCAGGGCTGTTCCCGACCGGCTTCACATCACGGTTCGGGACTACGGCAAAGGCGTCCCACCGGAGGCGCTGGAGGACATTTTCAAGCCTTTCTACCGGGTCGAAACCGCCCGTGACCGGGCCAGCGGAGGCGTCGGTCTGGGGCTGGCCATTGCCGCGCGCGCGGCGGCGCTGCACGGCGGGCAAATCCGGGCTGAGAATCTCCCGGATGGCTTTCAGGTTACGCTGACGCTTCCGGCGATCCCGGCAGGCGGGACGCCCACGCTCCAGGACGCTTCCGGTTAG
- a CDS encoding response regulator transcription factor, which translates to MERLLVIDDDTELCELVVEYLTAEGFAVEVVHDGESGVRRATSEPYALIILDVMLPRLDGFETLKRIRSVSHVPTLMLTARGDDVDRIVGLEIGADDYLSKPFNPRELLARIRAILRRTKPELLAEKLVVGDVELDFGSRSVRKQGQVIPITSVEFDLLTVLLQHAGQIVSRDDLSLRALGRSFHPLDRSVDMHISNLRKKLGPHADGSERIKSVRGVGYLYAVCPPAGTPASSA; encoded by the coding sequence ATGGAACGCCTGCTTGTCATTGATGATGACACCGAACTCTGTGAACTCGTGGTGGAGTACCTGACGGCTGAAGGGTTTGCCGTCGAAGTCGTTCACGATGGCGAGTCGGGAGTGAGGCGGGCGACGAGCGAACCGTATGCGCTCATCATTCTTGACGTGATGCTTCCCCGGCTGGATGGTTTCGAGACGCTTAAGCGGATTCGGTCCGTGTCGCACGTGCCAACCCTGATGCTGACGGCGCGCGGCGACGATGTGGACCGCATCGTGGGCCTCGAAATCGGTGCGGACGACTATCTTTCCAAACCTTTCAATCCCCGTGAACTGCTGGCGCGCATCCGGGCCATTCTGCGGCGGACCAAACCGGAGTTGCTGGCTGAAAAACTGGTTGTCGGGGATGTCGAACTGGACTTTGGTTCCCGCAGCGTCCGCAAGCAGGGACAGGTGATACCTATAACCTCGGTTGAGTTTGACCTGCTGACGGTGTTGTTGCAACACGCCGGCCAGATTGTCTCGCGCGATGATCTTTCGCTGCGGGCGCTGGGAAGGTCGTTTCATCCGCTCGACCGCAGCGTGGATATGCACATCAGCAACCTGCGCAAGAAACTCGGCCCCCACGCCGATGGCAGCGAGCGCATCAAGTCCGTCCGTGGCGTCGGGTATCTGTATGCCGTATGTCCACCGGCGGGAACGCCTGCGTCTTCTGCCTAG
- the hemH gene encoding ferrochelatase encodes MNIRPFKRPQPVRLGVLLLNLGGPEKLADVEPFLRNLFSDPSIIRLPIPALQRPFGWLIARLRRGKSRRLYEKIGGGSPQRRITTEQAAALQDELACQGVQARVYVGMVCWHPLIESTFQQVLQDRITHLVVLPLFPHFSVTTTGAAAKKLIRCFDQHGGVREMRRSYVTHYETEPGYIAALTDLIAEEMRRFPDPRPEAIQLLFSAHSIPTKYVERGDPYLRHHERTIAAVMTALERRLGTRPPHRLSFQSKVGPVRWLEPSTEDTLRRLAGEGHEQVLTVPISFVSEHIETLYELDIQYQALAQEVGIPHFRRVPALNCHRAFIRGLAGLVRARLAAGYPLQATEQAARG; translated from the coding sequence ATGAACATTCGACCTTTCAAGCGTCCCCAACCTGTGCGCCTGGGTGTTTTGCTGCTCAACCTGGGCGGGCCGGAAAAGCTGGCCGATGTTGAGCCCTTTCTGCGGAATCTCTTTTCTGACCCTTCCATCATCCGTCTGCCCATTCCTGCGCTCCAGCGGCCGTTTGGCTGGTTGATTGCCCGGCTGCGCCGGGGCAAATCCCGGCGGTTGTATGAGAAAATTGGCGGTGGCTCGCCACAGCGGCGTATCACCACTGAGCAGGCTGCGGCGTTGCAGGATGAACTGGCCTGCCAGGGGGTTCAGGCGCGCGTGTATGTCGGGATGGTGTGCTGGCATCCGTTGATTGAAAGCACGTTTCAGCAGGTGCTCCAGGACCGCATCACGCACCTCGTTGTGCTGCCCCTGTTTCCCCATTTTTCCGTGACCACCACGGGAGCGGCTGCCAAAAAGCTCATTCGCTGCTTTGACCAGCACGGTGGCGTCCGGGAGATGCGGCGCAGCTACGTGACACATTATGAGACCGAGCCGGGCTACATTGCGGCGCTGACCGATCTCATCGCGGAAGAAATGCGCCGGTTTCCCGACCCGCGCCCGGAAGCGATTCAGTTGTTGTTCAGCGCGCACAGCATTCCGACCAAGTATGTTGAGCGGGGCGATCCCTACCTGCGGCACCACGAGCGGACCATTGCCGCCGTCATGACGGCGCTTGAGCGGCGGCTTGGGACGCGGCCGCCACATCGGCTCTCCTTTCAGAGCAAGGTCGGCCCGGTACGTTGGCTGGAACCCTCCACGGAAGACACCCTGCGGCGGCTGGCAGGCGAAGGCCACGAACAGGTGTTGACTGTTCCCATCAGCTTTGTTTCCGAGCACATCGAAACACTGTACGAACTCGACATCCAGTACCAGGCGCTGGCCCAGGAGGTCGGCATTCCCCATTTCCGCCGTGTTCCGGCACTCAACTGCCACCGCGCTTTCATCCGTGGTCTGGCCGGGTTGGTCCGCGCGCGTCTGGCGGCAGGCTATCCGTTGCAGGCGACGGAACAGGCGGCCAGGGGGTAA